The Micromonospora siamensis genome contains the following window.
GCGACGCCCTCAAGCGGCTCGGCAACGCACTGGACCGGTAAGGCGCTACTGCTGTACTTCGCTGCTGTACCGGCCCCGCTCACAAAGACAGCGGCCCCGTAGAGGGCCGCTGAGCTGGAACGGAGTGGGCCGCCAGGGACTCGAACCCTGAACCTATGGATTAAAAGTCCACAGCTCTGCCATTGAGCTAGCGGCCCGCCGCACCAGGCTACCGGACCGGGCCCCTCGGGGCCTTCCGGCTTCCCGTCGATGGATCGGCCGGGCCGACTCGACCCGTCGGGCCATGGCCAACAGCGCGGCGACCCGGTTGGCTGGAGCGCATGACTACCGTCGTGCTGGCCGCCGCCACCCTGGTCACCGGGTTGATGGGTGGACTCTTCTTCGCGTACGCCTGCTCGGTCATGCCGGGCCTGGCCGCCACCGACGACCGGACCTTCGTCGCGACCATGCGGTGGATCAACCGGCGGATCCTGAACGGGTGGTTCCTGTCGGCGTTCCTCGGCGCGGCGCCGCTCACCGGCCTGGCGGTGCTGCTGCACTGGGGCGGCGGCGGGCCGGTGCTGGCCTGGACGGTCGCCGCGCTGCTGCTCTACCTGGCCGCGCTGGCGGTCACCGTGCGGTGGAACGTGCCGCTCAACGACCGGCTCGACGCGGCCGGCGACCCCGACGCGGTCGCGGACCTGGCGGCGGTGCGGGCCGGCTTCGAGCGGTCCTGGGTGCGCGGGAACCTGGTGCGGACGCTGACCAGCGTCGCGTCCTTCGGCTGCCTGGTCGCCGCGCTGGCGGTCGACGCGAGCTGACCTAGGCCGTGACCGGTTCGGCGGTTGGGGTCCGGTTCAACGGGTACGACGACTGGCATGCGGATCGTGATCGTGGGGGCCAGCGGCAACGCGGGGACGGCGCTGCTGCGCCGGCTGCGCCAGGAGTCCGGGCTGGAGGTGGCCGGGGTGGTCCGCCGGCTGCCCGCCGAGGACGCCGGTGAGCCGTACGACCGGGTCCAGTGGCACTCCTGCGACATCGGCGCGCCGGGTGCGGCCGACAAGCTGGCGACGATCTTCGGCGGGGCGGCGGCGGTGGTGCACCTGGGCTGGCAGATCCAGCCCAGCCACGACCAGCGCACCCTGCACCGCACCAACGTCGGGGGCAGCCGGGCCGTCATCGACGCGGTGGTCCGCGCCGGGGTTCCGGCCCTGGTGTACGCCTCGTCGGTCGGCACGTACGCGCCCGGCCCGAAGGACCACCCGATCAGCGAGCGGTGGCCGGCGACCGGGGTGGCCGGCTCGTCGTACAGCCGGGACAAGGCGCAGGTCGAGGCGATGCTGGACTCGGTCGAGGCCGAGCACCCGTCGCTGCGGGTGGTACGCCTGCGCCCCGGCCTGATCTTCCAGCGGGACGCCGGCACCGAGATCGCCCGCTACTTCCTCGGCCCGCTCGCCCCGGTCCGGTTGCTGCGCTACGGCCGCATCCCGGTGGTCCCGGCCAACCGTCGGCTGCGGATGCAGGGCGTGCACGCCGACGACGTCGCCGACGCGTACGCCCGGGCGGTGCTGGGTGACGCGCGCGGCGCCTTCAACATCGCCGCGGACCCGGTGCTCACCCCGGAGCTGGTGGCCCGGCACTTCCACGGCTGGACGGTGCCGGTGGCCTCCCCGGTGCTGCGGGCAGCGGCGATGCTGACCTGGCGGGCCCGCCTGCAACCCGTCGACGCCGGCTGGGTGGAGCTGGGGCTCAACGCGCCACTGATGTCCAGCGACCGCGCCGAGACCGAGCTGGGCTGGCACCCGAGGGTGGACGCCCTGACCGCCCTCAAGGAACTCTTCGCCGGCATGGCCACCCGCGCCCACACCGACAGCCCACCCATGTCCGGCGACCCCGATCTGCCCGGTCGCCCCGCCGCCCTCCTCAAGGCCCGCCTCCCCGGCCACCCGAACCCCTACTGACCCCACCCCCACCCCCACCCCACCCTCCAGGCCCCGCCCCAGTCGCGTTGATCAAGAAGTTTTGGCCACGTCGAGGCCGGCGGTTTCTAGGCTTCAGTGCAACTGATCTTGGTTGGGCTGGAGGTGCTGGTGGCGAGGCCGGGTGTGTTGACGTTCGGGCATCGGCAGGTGTTGGAGCATCTGTGGGGGGTTGGTCGGACGATCTCGCAGATCGCGGGGGTTCTCGGGGTGCCGGTGTGCACGGTGTCGCGGGAGGTGGCGCGGAACAACAGTGCGCGGCACGGGACGAAGAACCCGCTGGGGCGGTCACTGCCGCATGGGCGGGGGCGCCGCCCGTATCGGTGGGGTTATCAGGCGCAGTGGGCGCAGCGGCGGGCTGACGCGGCCAGGCGGCGGCCGGCGAGGGCGAAGCTGGCGGTCGGTACGCGGCTGCGGCAGGTGGTGGCGGGGAAACTGGCCCGTAGGTGGTCTCCGAAGCAGATCGCCGCGTGGTTGCGGACCACGTTCGCCGACCGGCCGGAGTTGCAGGTGTCCCACGAGACGATCTACCAGGCGATCTACGTGCAGTCGCGAGGCAATCTGAGGGCCGAGTTGACCCGGCAGGTAGCGCTACGGTCGGGACGCACCCAGCGGCGTCCGCAGTCACGTGCCGCGGGCGCCGCTCGCCGTCGGCGGCCCTGGATCGCAGACCTGCACATCAGCACCCGGCCCGCGGAGGTCACCGACCGGGCGGTGCCCGGGCACTGGGAAGGTGACCTGGTCATCGGCAAGGCCGGCGCCTCAGCGATCGTGACCCTGGTGGAACGAGCCACCCGTTACGTGATGCTCGGCGCCCTACCCCACGGCCGCG
Protein-coding sequences here:
- a CDS encoding IS30 family transposase, coding for MQLILVGLEVLVARPGVLTFGHRQVLEHLWGVGRTISQIAGVLGVPVCTVSREVARNNSARHGTKNPLGRSLPHGRGRRPYRWGYQAQWAQRRADAARRRPARAKLAVGTRLRQVVAGKLARRWSPKQIAAWLRTTFADRPELQVSHETIYQAIYVQSRGNLRAELTRQVALRSGRTQRRPQSRAAGAARRRRPWIADLHISTRPAEVTDRAVPGHWEGDLVIGKAGASAIVTLVERATRYVMLGALPHGRDSEAVIGVLTNLATRMPTHLRRSLTWDQGVEMATHPVFTVATGCPVYFCDPHSPWQRGTNENTNGLLRQYFPKSSYDFRTIDQNGLDEVAHELNTRPRQTLDWNTPAQRLAHLITA
- a CDS encoding anthrone oxygenase family protein, which translates into the protein MTTVVLAAATLVTGLMGGLFFAYACSVMPGLAATDDRTFVATMRWINRRILNGWFLSAFLGAAPLTGLAVLLHWGGGGPVLAWTVAALLLYLAALAVTVRWNVPLNDRLDAAGDPDAVADLAAVRAGFERSWVRGNLVRTLTSVASFGCLVAALAVDAS
- a CDS encoding NAD-dependent epimerase/dehydratase family protein; protein product: MRIVIVGASGNAGTALLRRLRQESGLEVAGVVRRLPAEDAGEPYDRVQWHSCDIGAPGAADKLATIFGGAAAVVHLGWQIQPSHDQRTLHRTNVGGSRAVIDAVVRAGVPALVYASSVGTYAPGPKDHPISERWPATGVAGSSYSRDKAQVEAMLDSVEAEHPSLRVVRLRPGLIFQRDAGTEIARYFLGPLAPVRLLRYGRIPVVPANRRLRMQGVHADDVADAYARAVLGDARGAFNIAADPVLTPELVARHFHGWTVPVASPVLRAAAMLTWRARLQPVDAGWVELGLNAPLMSSDRAETELGWHPRVDALTALKELFAGMATRAHTDSPPMSGDPDLPGRPAALLKARLPGHPNPY